The following coding sequences lie in one Deltaproteobacteria bacterium genomic window:
- the sucC gene encoding ADP-forming succinate--CoA ligase subunit beta — translation MKIHEYQGKEIFRKFGVAVPRGILVHTPEEAEKAAATLGTKVTVVKAQIHAGGRGKGGGVKLAKSPAEAKELASKMFGMMLKTHQTGPEGQKVRLIYVEEGLDIARELYLGMTLDRDTSRITIMASSEGGVEIEEVASKHPEKIFKKAIDPVTGLADFQSRELAFALGLSGPSVNKFVAFAKGLYNAYVATDASLAEINPLVLLKSGDVVALDAKLNFDDNALYRQKDVAAMRDPDEEDPNENKAHEYDLAYITLDGNIGCMVNGAGLAMATMDTIKLVGGFPANFLDVGGGATKEKVTAAFKLILADPKVKGVLVNIFGGIMKCDVIAEGIVAAAKEVKLHVPLVVRLEGTNVEAGKRILKDSGLPIVSADNLRDAAEKAVAASKKA, via the coding sequence ATGAAGATTCACGAGTACCAGGGCAAGGAGATCTTCCGGAAGTTCGGGGTCGCCGTGCCGCGCGGCATCCTCGTTCACACGCCGGAAGAGGCCGAGAAGGCCGCCGCGACGCTGGGCACGAAGGTCACCGTCGTGAAGGCGCAGATCCACGCCGGTGGCCGCGGCAAGGGCGGCGGCGTGAAGCTCGCCAAGAGCCCGGCCGAGGCCAAAGAGCTCGCCAGCAAGATGTTCGGCATGATGCTCAAGACCCACCAGACCGGCCCCGAGGGCCAGAAGGTGCGGCTGATCTACGTCGAAGAGGGCCTCGACATCGCCCGCGAGCTCTACCTGGGCATGACGCTGGACCGCGACACCTCGCGCATCACGATCATGGCCAGCTCCGAGGGCGGCGTGGAGATCGAAGAGGTCGCCTCCAAGCACCCCGAGAAGATCTTCAAGAAGGCCATCGACCCGGTCACCGGCCTCGCCGACTTCCAGTCGCGCGAGCTCGCGTTCGCGCTGGGCCTCTCGGGTCCGAGCGTGAACAAGTTCGTGGCGTTCGCGAAGGGCCTCTACAACGCGTACGTCGCGACCGACGCCAGCCTCGCGGAGATCAACCCGCTGGTGCTCCTCAAGAGCGGCGACGTGGTGGCGCTCGATGCCAAGCTGAACTTCGACGACAACGCGCTCTACCGCCAGAAGGACGTGGCGGCCATGCGGGATCCCGACGAGGAGGATCCCAACGAGAACAAGGCGCACGAGTACGACCTCGCGTACATCACGCTCGACGGCAACATCGGCTGCATGGTGAACGGCGCCGGCCTGGCCATGGCGACGATGGACACCATCAAGCTCGTCGGCGGGTTCCCCGCGAACTTCCTCGACGTGGGCGGCGGCGCGACCAAGGAGAAGGTCACCGCGGCGTTCAAGCTCATCCTGGCCGACCCGAAGGTGAAGGGCGTCCTCGTCAACATCTTCGGCGGCATCATGAAGTGCGACGTCATCGCCGAGGGCATCGTCGCCGCTGCCAAAGAGGTGAAGCTCCACGTCCCGCTCGTGGTTCGCCTCGAGGGCACCAACGTCGAGGCGGGCAAGCGCATCCTCAAGGACAGCGGCCTGCCCATCGTCTCCGCCGACAACCTCCGCGACGCCGCCGAGAAGGCCGTCGCCGCCAGCAAGAAGGCCTAG